The DNA window CTCATGATCTTACCAGAAGGATGATATATCAACAAAGAAATCCCTTAAAAGCTGAACCATTTCTCCTCGAGCTAAGTGATGAAACTGAGCATCCAAGTTTAAATACAAAGATTTcaggaagaaaaataaacaatGTAAAAAGGAGAAGACCGTATCAAACTTCTAAAACTTGGTATGAAGGAAAAGCTAGAAACGGATACGAAGAAGAGATATTCAAAACCttctttgtaaaatttgaagGTGAAAAACTGATGCTGTTTGAATACAATGTCACTCAGAATGTCATGATATTGTACTATGAGAGGGATACTAATGTGTCAAAGAAGATCACCCAACTCATCAGAACCAAGCACATGAAAATAACATGTCTCTCTCCCAAGGTTTTTATCATAAAGCATGAAACTTCTAAGCTACCAAGTGGAGACATCCTTCCTGAGAACCCAAGCACTCCCCATATTGAAGTCTTGAAGAACAAATTAGGTATTTACTCCTGTGAAGTGTTATAGCAATTACAGTGTTTAGGGAACTATTTTTTGAACAAAGAAAATAACTCAGATTTAATGATTGGTCAAAATTTAAATTCCCTCCTCCAAGTACAACCCTTCCCTCTATTCCCTTATTTCTACTTCGCTGGCCTCTTACACTTCTCTCATCTCTCGTCCGACATCAAAAACAACCAGACACTCAGATCGTCTCCAACATCTTCCTCAATGTCTCAACAATCTATTCCTCAGTCTTCGTCAAAAACGTCAACTTCTGCTGCTCATGGACAAGACGCTTCCAATGCTCCCATTAACCCTAGTGAGATTCTTGAAGTCACTCCTTTGCAGATGGTAACTCCTTTCGATCTCGTAACAAAACGACCCAGAACAATGCATGCATGAAGAACCAAAGAGACTGCAAGAAGACCTAGAAATCCCTACTCTGGTCAGACCTCTCAATCATTTGTTCCTTCCTCTAAGGAAGAGCCAACCAAAGAAGGCTCAAGGTCTAATCACATCGATATTGTCAAAATTGTTACCCAAATCCTAAATGAGGAGAATTTTTCATCCAAGATCCCTGGTCCTGAGAATCCTATGCTTCCTAAGTCAAAAGTCATTGGGCATGTTATAGACACCGCTGACACCTGTGTTCCaacaaaaattgataaaatgaatgaaaatgtGCATGTGAGTGACAAGAAAAGAAATGATGTTAGTATTGATCGCTCTGAAATTCCTGATGGTGATGAAAACAATGAAGAGATCCCCAACATTGTTTCTACTAACACGTGTGTAAATCACAGTGAAAAGGGCCAGTCTGAAGACAAAGAACCAGAGAAAACTCGGACTGACAAAGTAATCAACCTTGATGATCTCTCTGATGATGACATGGTTGCTTCCATCAATCCAAGCATAGCTAGAAGGATAATGAGGAGGAAAGATAAGCAAGCTGTAGCCGAGGTCTCTTAGAAAAAGAAGGCAGTAGCTAAGTCTATTTATGTTGGACCAAAGAAGGCATGGAGCAAAGTGGTGCATAAGAAGAGAAAGGCCATAAGCAGTTCTGAGAATGAGTCAGATTCTGATGTTGCTGCGAATGTCAATGACATTCATCTTAAGAAGAGGGTCTCTAATAGCAAGCTGGCTACTAGTGTTCCTGAAGAACCTACTGATAACATTTCCTTTCACTATCCCTCCAGTGTACTCAGATGGAAATTTGTCTATCAGAAAAGACTGGCCTTAGAGAGAGAACTTGCTCTGAATGCTCTTGAGTATGATGACATTATGAATCTTATTCATAAAGCTGGACTAATGAAGACTGTGACTCATCTCTCTAAGTGTTATGAAATCCTGGTGAAGGAATTCATTGtgaattttcataaaaaatacgACAATAAGGAAGCTGAGGAGTATTTAAAAGTGTTTGTTAGAGGAAAATGTATTAACTTCTCGCCTACTGTGATCAACAAATTTCTAGAAAGGTCCAATCAAGCTCAGCCAGAACTAGAAGTGTCTGATAATCAAATGTGCAAAGAGATTATAGCTGGTAAGGTGAAGACATGGTCTGTCAAAGGGAAGCTCACTGTGAGCAAACTAAGTGTGAAATATGTTGTGCTTCACAGGATTGGAGCTGCCAACTGGGTGCCAACTCAACACAAGTCTACAATTTCTGCTCTCCTAGGTAAATTCATCTTTGCTATTGGTACTAAATCCAAAGTTGATTATGGAACTTATATTTTTAAGCAAACCTTAAAGCATGCTGGTAGCTATAGTGTCAAAGGTCCCATTGCTTTCCCTTCCCTCATTTGTGGAATCATCTTGAAACAATTTCCCAATATTTTGACTGACAAATATTCTATGTGCAAAAGAGCAAGCCCTTTAATCTTTCATCATAAGCTCTTCCAAGGAACTCATGTTCATGATGTTAACAAAACTTCGGCTAGACCATCAAATGAAAGCACCATTATGAGCAAAACTACCATGATTGCTTTGCTCCGAGAGACCTGTAAGGAGCTGGAGTCCAGGAAACTGGCTCTTGAAAGATTGATCAGCTCTCTTGAAACGAGTGAAAGTGCTAAATCTGCAGATACTGATGTGGCAGAACAGGGTGAAGATGATGGTGGATCAGATAGTGAGATTGAGAAAGAAGCCAGTCTTGAAGATGGCACTGATAACAGTGTAGAATTCAGTAGCTCTGAGTTTGAAGACTGAAGCAAGTGTGTATGGTGGTTCTAAGAATACTTTGGCAACATTTCTGGTGAAAAGGGGGAGAAATGATATTGGCTTGGTTGATACTGTAATGATGGTACTgtgttttgttttgtgttttgttttggacATCTAATTTGTGTAAGCTGGATGAATCTTTAGTTAACTGATATGTGCTGGTAAGCTGCTTTTAGTTACACAATCTTCTTTATTTGTGTGTTTGTTCTCCGCTGCAAAGAATCTCTGATATCATGGTAACAGAATGTTTtaaccaaaaatttgccaaagggggagattgaaggtgtttctAGATTGGCAGTATTTTGTGATAAAACATTCCTGGTGTATGTATGTGGAATTATGCAGGATCGTAAGTTTGAACCAGTAAAACTTTTCAATGGATGTCATGCTTGATGTCTTGACATTGGAATCTGACAGAAGTAGCTGTCATCTTTTAGTTGTGAGGTTTCCTTTTTTGTCTCAGGAATCcttaggaaactatatattgtgCAATGTTTGTTTTATGCTAAAATTGATTGAATCACAATGTATGTGATCATCCTGACGATGTAGAAATTAGGTTTACATgggtaaccctaatttatgtatgAAAGGCCCATGGCCCAAGTTCTTCTGCCAGCTGACTATATATCGACTGCAAATCCTACTTTTAGAGGCAGAGTTTTAGAGCATAAAAGATTAGTAAACTCTCTGTGTTTCCATCGTGTGTGTTTCTTGTGATCCAAACAATTATCATGTTGATAATTATTATGGAGTAGTGTATCCGTAACTAGGGATTGTGAAGAACGGTTgttctgtttttttttgtttcttgtgatccacgcttttatctttgatgattgcgttggaattagtttatgttttagttgtgtcactctaagcttttaagcacgagtgtgtgtctcttgatttaagcttttaagcagattGTAGCAATCTGCCttaaaaattaagacttagagtcgccacctattctgaagggcgaataggaaaccctacgcagttatgagattcagggtaagttattataatcaggttgagggaaggtgttaggcaccctaaccctttcctattggctttgaatctaaggttacagattatggctaaaagttaaggttaatagctaaggaattgaaaagggtaaaaattgagattttagggagggggactcgccttgttaccaagtgcctacgtatctccttatggagaatcagagtcaacgtagttcgggcacagggttgtacgccttagagttgattatggaggtgtttgaaggctttttgaatggcctattcgcagttttgaattaggatgaaaatccgtagtttgatttgaagtgttttgaatgttttaagtttttgggcgtacaaccctgatttgatatgacaccgttagatgcggtaaccaatagatttggtcagtatagctaacggattacggggcattgctgattactcagatcgatagattgatcatcgcgggcagcaaattaaaatgtattttaatttatgtatttttatctctcgtctaatgcgactaataggtttagtcgggtcgaggagagaattaatcaaagttaatgtttcgccaaatgggcaatgggatcgggcgaaccctaatacttacacctttatagggtttttgtgattaattaacattaattaaatcaattaaatcgaataatcgacataatcggggAAAACCCTAACCTAGTCATTAActtaatcctaattttatattctaattctatttaaaataaattatgtacatattaatatataaatataattaaacaattatctaaatatataaataatataattaaacaattatctaaatatataaataatatataaaataaaagaaacctgGACCGGATCTTGTGTGGTGGCTCTTTGCATGTTCATGATGCACCTTTGATCCTGGAACGTTTGATCTATCTTTGATGTGATCTAATGGCTGGATATTGAGTGTGTACGGTGGGTTCTTGCGCCTGAGGTGCGCTGGATCATATGTTCAAGAGTCTCTTGAAATATGTAAAAATAACAAATACGCAAAGCAGCCCCAGCGAGGATCGAACCGGCGCGCGTATGGTTATGAAGGAAACACATTGGCCATGTGAGCTTCGTCTTGATTCTGTTAGCACAGCAACGCGCGCGGAATTTAAATACAAACGCGTCCCCAAACTTTTGAAAACAAAACCGGACGGCACTgtagcttcatcttcttcacacaTTTTTTTACGCTGCAACTTTCAGCCGGCCTCAGCCTTCCTCCTGCGATTCATCATCATTTAATAACAGATAATAACCCCAATCAACCGTAAATAACCTCCCGAGTCCAATAATGTCCTTAATCTTGTCTAATTTCGTCCCTAATTAACAAACCCCAAATCAAAGTTCAAGCACCCTAGCAATGGTGATTCACGAAACCTGCGACTAAATA is part of the Vicia villosa cultivar HV-30 ecotype Madison, WI linkage group LG2, Vvil1.0, whole genome shotgun sequence genome and encodes:
- the LOC131648712 gene encoding uncharacterized protein LOC131648712, translating into MSQQSIPQSSSKTSTSAAHGQDASNAPINPSEILEVTPLQMEEPTKEGSRSNHIDIVKIVTQILNEENFSSKIPGPENPMLPKSKVIGHVIDTADTCVPTKIDKMNENVHVSDKKRNDVSIDRSEIPDGDENNEEIPNIVSTNTCVNHSEKGQSEDKEPEKTRTDKVINLDDLSDDDMVASINPSIARRIMRRKDKQAVAEAWSKVVHKKRKAISSSENESDSDVAANVNDIHLKKRVSNSKLATSVPEEPTDNISFHYPSSVLRWKFVYQKRLALERELALNALEYDDIMNLIHKAGLMKTVTHLSKCYEILVKEFIVNFHKKYDNKEAEEYLKVFVRGKCINFSPTVINKFLERSNQAQPELEVSDNQMCKEIIAGKVKTWSVKGKLTVSKLSVKYVVLHRIGAANWVPTQHKSTISALLGKFIFAIGTKSKVDYGTYIFKQTLKHAGSYSVKGPIAFPSLICGIILKQFPNILTDKYSMCKRASPLIFHHKLFQGTHVHDVNKTSARPSNESTIMSKTTMIALLRETCKELESRKLALERLISSLETSESAKSADTDVAEQGEDDGGSDSEIEKEASLEDGTDNSVEFSSSEFED